The following nucleotide sequence is from Triticum dicoccoides isolate Atlit2015 ecotype Zavitan chromosome 7B, WEW_v2.0, whole genome shotgun sequence.
AGTAAACCGGACAGCAGTGGCTCAGATCACTGTCGATCTGCAAGGAGTGAAAACAAGTTCTCCCCAAAAGATGCCCCCGGCAATTTGGATCCCCTCGAACCGTCTCTATACCACGGCGAAGAAAGCGACCGAGCCCGTCCGGCCCGGCCCTGCAAAATCTCCTATTGATCGCTCGGTTTCAGGCCATCAAATCGCACGCACCGGACATGGCACGTCCGGCCGCGCACCCGCCAGATTCCGCCAAAAATAGGAGATCTGGTGACAGCTCCGGTGCGCCGCAGACGTACTCTCCGGCCATGGTCTCGTCCCGGTCTCGTGAACTGAGATTCCGAGATGGTTACTGTAGGGTGGGTACGTATCTTGATGTCCAGGTCGATACACACACAAAAAAATCTTGATGTCCAGGTTATATACACACTCACTGCTTAATCGGGCGTGCATGATCTATCCCAGTCCGAGGGATACTGCTAGCGACGGCTCGGCACTGGCAGCTTTGCCTACACACTTCTGGCGCGCGAAAGCTGCTCGTCTCTTTGCCTAAAACGGAGTCGGTTTCAGTCGCGAGGTTTTGGCACCAAATTTGCACACATGTTAGCATATGCTCGGCTGTTTCGTCGTTGATGGATCGTGTGCAGCTTTGCTTTTTCAGGAGGGCACTAAAGAAATGGTCAGGTGGCGCACGACCATGTCCGCACACGTACTGCTGCCCCGTCTTCGCGGTTGATCTCTTCTTTCGTCGTGGAATATAGCCTCGCTCCCATTACTCCGTATCAAGCTCAGGGGCTTTAATTTCTTGCGTATATAGGCTGGCAGATGACGACCAACTTTGCCAAGACCCGGGAGAAGATTAAAACGGCACGATCACAGACACGATTGTTTAGCGAAAAACCTTCGTGTTATGTTTGACACGAAAGAGTCAGACAAGGTGGCCTTTCTTTGATCGGTGCGGCCGAGCAGGAAATGTCAACACGGTTTGCGTTGCATCCGAGACACGCCACCGCACAGGTGTCACGTGGACACCGCGGCCTAAAAGGCAACCATGAATCAAAAATTCAAAaagacacacacacactcgcttccGTGGTCAAATTCTAACAGCAATTTGCTAGTGACTATTCTTGGTCTTGGATGATCAATACTCCAGTCATTGATTCGGAAAATGGGTAAATCGCCAACTtagaaaagaaaactcaaaaatcaactcagaaaaggaaaagaaaaggaaatggGCAAACCATCACCTGATTTGCCACTCGCCCCGTCTGATATTACAAAGTTTGCTTGGCTCTTCACGGCCTCCGACGACGGTTTGTATTGTGATTCTTTTTCTACTAATGATATACATTAAACAAAGATTATTCATCCGCGTTAAAATATGATGCATATTAGTGTTGTCCTGACTCCTGAGTCAAAATCAgataaagtttgatcaagtttacaGAAAAAATATGTCAACATATATACTATCAAAtattcctctgtaaactaatataagagcgtttagattactaaaatagtgatctaaaagcttttatattagtttacggagggagtagtaaataaaatATAGTTTATGTTGAATCTTGAAATATTGATATATTACTGTAAATACTGATAAATTttctatatatttggtcaaacttaaCAAAGTTTGACATAACCTTATTTTTTGCAACGAAAAAAGTTTGACTTAATTCAAGTCAATGTGAACTATTTTAACATGACAATATTATATAATAGAAAAAAGGCAATCACAATAATGTAACTCTTGCAAGTTCAGTCCACGTGCTTTCACATGTATTAGTGgttaatgttttgaacattgaCTCTGGGTACGTTTGTCTGAGCCCAAGTTAGCCTTATCAAACATTTGACTAACCGATGTTTTGGTCAAACTTTTTCGTTCGCAAAGGAAATAGCCGACATTATTTGGAAAAAAGCTGACATTATTAAAAAAAACGTGCTAATAAGTTGGACTACAATTGCCAAATAGTCATGGGCAGGCCAACATAATAGCAATCATCGAAACACACACTGATTTTTTGGTCAtgactaaaataaaataaaattggtagGTTTTCGGTTATGTATTGACTACAATCCAAAACACTCCATACGTAAATTATGTGTCCTATGTATCTCTAGTCGGATGGAGTACTGCTTACATTTATAGTTGGTTATGTCGTTAGAGTTATTGTCTAAAATGTTACTTCGCTACTTACAGAAATAAGTACTTTCTCCATATCAAAAACACGTGACGTTTCGGACATGCATTTCAGCCAAACTTTGAAATCATTAACTACAAATAGCATTTTAATTTTTCGTACCAAAAATTAAAAATCACATGCATATATTTGTCTCGTTCTTTTAGAATACTACATTTTTCGTGGGTTTTGCACACATATTAATACAAATTAACGGTCAAAATTATATCTCAAAGAATGCATCAATACCCCAAAATATGCTTTGTTTGTGATGTGAAGGGAGTACTACAGTTGTAAAGAAGTGCAAACTATATACCCCACCACTTAGAAGTATATGAAATCATGCTTAAAAGTACATGACATTTAGGATATGAGAGCCTAGTCAGCTTTGGAAATTTTGGCAGGTTGACATGTTAGCTAAAACATGCGAGGACGATCCACTAGGCTAGGTAGCCCCGACAAACATGTCAACACATTCCATTAGTTTCTCTTAACCTATGTGACCAAAATGTTTGATTATATACATTGTTGGTGACCTTAATAGTTGTTTTGTCAATACTCATGGGAAGCCTTGGCATTCGCCCAAAATTTCTACAGGAACATGAGGACCGCGCGGGCTTAGATAGGATCAACAAGCAGTGTGAGGCTTCATCCACCAAATGTTAGTGAAGGTGAATGATGATGGAGTGATTCCTAGCTCTGCCTACTACAATGACTATATTCGCAAATCGATGTCATGTGTGGTCCAAAACACTCTCAATTTTCTCTGTTTATAGAAGAATTCGTATAATATAGAAGTTCGGAATGAGTTACACCACTTGTCGTGAAAGAGGTTGTTTCTAGCATCACCATCGGGCAAACAGAAGAATGGATGCAAACGGTGTTTTTTGCAGCGGGGTCGTATCACTCGCAATggtcttgaaatggggattgccatcGTTGTTTGCCCGCTCGCGACAGAAGATGAATGCAAACGACTCCAGTCTTATGTGAAGGTTTTATCCATGAATTATGATATCGGTCCGCAACCGGTTCGGAAAGCCGCAACCTTTGTTAAGATGTTGCAGCTCGATGAAATCCGCATCCGGTTCGGAACAAAATTAGAAATTTTGCAACAAATACCAGCATATTCAAGCGGGGAAAAACCCTACCTTGAACATTGGAAATCGTTGAAAAAAAAACAATATGCTCCATTTATGTGGGAGCAATGTTCGGCCGACACGAATGTTAGCTTTTTGTTTTCCTGactttcaatcaatcaatcaaacaaacaaaaaaaaagcaGCGGAAAGAAAGAAAAGATCACCTAAAACCAGGAAGGCAACACTAAAATCCATTAAAACGGCCAGCTCGAATCAACCACTCCTGCACCGAAAACGGGCAGGTCTCCCGCTGTGATAAAACGGGTACAAGTGGACAACGGTGCCACCAACTGCCCTCACCCTCACACGGCCACCGAGGACGGGCGAGCCCCGTCGCGTCGCACGCAACACCAAACGCCCCACCCGCCCCCACCTGTCACTCACCCCCCCGCATTTACTACGGCCACCTCGCCTTCCCCATCCGCCTCCTTTCGAATTTTCCGCGCACGGTCGCGGTACGTCCATGACGGGCGGGGCCCGCCCGGCGCGGCCCCACGGGCCAGAAAGGCGTTACGCTTGAATTTCCTCCTCCCCGTACGAGCGAGCGAGGGGAGATCTNNNNNNNNNNNNNNNNNNNNNNNNNNNNNNNNNNNNNNNNNNNNNNNNNNNNNNNNNNNNNNNNNNNNNNNNNNNNNNNNNNNNNNNNNNNNNNNNNNNNNNNNNNNNNNNNNNNNNNNNNNNNNNNNNNNNNNNNNNNNNNNNNNNNNNNNNNNNNNNNNNNNNNNNNNNNNNNNNNNNNNNNNNNNNNNNNNNNNNNNNNNNNNNNNNNNNNNNNNNNNNNNNNNNNNNNNNNNNNNNNNNNNNNNNNNNNNNNNNNNNNNNNNNNNNNNNNNNNNNNNNNNNNNNNNNNNNNNNNNNNNNNNNNNNNNNNNNNNNNNNNNNNNNNNNNNNNNNNNNNNNNNNNNNNNNCGCGCCGGTGCGGCCGCCGTGTTcgggctagctagctagctaggccccgaaccctaaccctagcccgagcgGTCCTCCGCCTCCGGCAGGCCGAGGCGGGGGCCCGGCCATGGGGCAGTGCTACGGCAAGGGCGCGTCCTCGCGCGGCGCCGCCGGGGGGGACGACTTCGGGGTCGTGGCGGAGACGCACTCGCCGCCCCCGGCCAACGGCGCgccgcagacgccgccgccgcggCAGCCCACGCCGGCCGCCGCGGCCGGGACACCGCGGCGCCGCAAGTCCGGATCGACCACGCCCGTGCACCAGACGCCCGGGGTCGCCTGGCCCAGCCCGTATCCCGCGGGGGGCACCAGCCCGCTGCCGGCCGGGGTGTCTCCCTCCCCGGCAAGGTCCACGCCCAGGCGCTTCTTCAAGCGCCCCttcccgccgccctcgccggccaaGCACATCAAGGCCACTCTCGCCAAGAGGCTGGGCGGAGGGAAGCCCAAGGAGGGACCGATACCGGAGGAAGGCGCGGTTGCTGCCGGAGCCGGCGCTGGAGCCGTCGCGGATGGGGCGGAAGCGGAAAGACCGTTGGACAAGACGTTCGGATTCGGGAAAAACTTCGGGGCCAAATACGAGCTCGGGAAGGAGGTGGGGAGGGGCCATTTCGGGCACACCTGCTCGGCCGTCGTGAAGAAGGGCGAGTACAAGGGCCAGACCGTCGCCGTCAAGATTATCTCCAAAGCTAAGGTGAGGGACCTGTGGTGGTATGCTGGTTTAAGCTTCAACTATgggattttaaaattttcaaatgtaAGCCGGTTTCCGTTGCCGTAACCGCCATGCATTTCGCCCCATTGCATAGCTAGTAAGGGAAATATATCGTGCTTGTTGATGATCTGAATGATCGAGGTTGAACGATCACCCTTAGATTTGTCACTGAATCTTGGTGCGAACGGGAATATGGGAAATTTACGTAGTTGTCTAATTGATGTGGTTATAGGCTCACGTACAATTTACAGATAGACTAAAACTAATGCTTCACGTTTTTCTGTTGGGTTGAGGATTTCGACTCTTAGAAAGTTAGATTGTGAGAAATTAAATATTATACTATAACATGGTTAATTCTTACTAAAAAGTTCTAGAGTGTTCTTCCCATGTAGGAGTATGTAGTTAGATTTGTGATGGTTGAAGATTGTTTATATTTAATTGTTTCTTCGTGGTATGATTTAAGGTTTTAGATGGGTTTCAATTCTAGCTGAAAATTATCTGAATCTTAATTCAATATAATGTGGATGCACGTAGAAACTTTAGGCGTTAGACTAGTACAGTGTTCTTGGTGGCCTACCCTATTCTTGCTAACGATAAATGATATTCTAACAAATCAGCAGTACATGTCCTAAGTCCTAACCTACCTTGTCACCTCTCCTTTTTGTTTATAGTTAATTAATAaaaaaaggacagacccagtgttAGAAGCTCCCGCACCAGGTGGGGTCTTGGGAAGGATTATACGAGGCAAGCCTTACCCCGGCACAATGCAATGCAGAGAGGCcgcgtcgaacccaggacctcttggcacaagtggggagtacttcaccactgcgccaggcctgtcCTTCGTTTATAGTTAATTAATGCCTGTAGATTTTGAGGTGGATTTTGCAACACTCTCAGGGAAAGCTGATAATGATATTATTGTACTAGTCCAAGTAGTCAGTCATCTGAAGAATACAAGAGCTGCCGTTACAACCCTGTCGGTATTGTTAGTTTTGATCAGAGTTGGAAATATCAGGCCCATTTGCCATTTGCAATCAGCTGGATAGATATCTATCAAGTGAAGGAAGATCAAAGGAGGCTACGAGGTTAAAGTTTATTAGGCGAAAAGACACTGGAGGGTGGCATTGCTCAGTTGAACAGTATCAGAAAGAATGATCTATGTTGTCCTGTAGGTGGCATCAACTGTCAGGGACTTCATAGAGCAGGCATGGCATACCTGTGATCTGAATCCTGGATTGATCCAATCGCTAGAAAAATAAAAGATGGTTAACATATCTTCTTAGAACATCAGGGATGTTGTTTACCAATGCCTAATTGTTTGGTGGTTTTTATTGGTCTGCCCGTGGGATCAGAATACTGTTGTGCACTGGTGGGCTGCTTTACTTTTAGACTTCTAGATTTAGGCTATGCATTCATGTTTTCAGAAAACACATGTTGATATTTAATACATTCTGTACGTTTGCTGGCCAAACAATGATGTTTGGTAAACATGGCCCGACTGACAGACCGCGTTGTACTCCAATAGCTGGCATCTTGTTATACTAACTTATTAGGATTTTGCAGTGGGACTGGAGGCGTTGGTGTAAGCCGCGATAATTAATCCTATTATTAATTGGGCCACCCATGTTTAACAGAGCTCTGACTTGCCTAAAAAATTCCTTCTCCCAAGCTCCTGCTACTAACCATATCAGTTTCCAAAGGCGGAAAAGACATCACAGGACATCATTTGTTCATAGGCAGCTTTACTTTGTGCGGGGCAATACTCTTGTAATTTCACATCAAATAATTGTGTGAAATAACAATAAATTAAACTGTAGCATAGTTAATGATGTGAGCTCTGGTGTTCCATCTCTAACATTTGCTCCATGCTTTGTCTGGCTTCTAAAAATAATTATAAAGGTCTTTTTAagagatgacagttttattatacaATCAAATATTGTATGCAAATTTGAGGACAGCAAATGCTGAGGGCAGTAAGTAGCACAATTTGGAAATAAATCTGACTGTACTGATGGTTGATTTATTCCCTCTCGTTTTATGACTATATGCAACGATGCATGTAGCCTTTCGAAAATGCCACCTGTAAACCTTGTACAGTTACTAGCACTTTTGGAAAAATAATTGCAGATATTCTTAATAGTAGAAGACAACTATGCAACTGAAAAAAGTATTTCTGGGTCAGCTCCTCATTTGGATAACACTACTTAATAAATTAAGCAATTTGCTTTTGTGTTTGACAGATGACAACAGCCATTTCCATCGAAGATGTTCGTAGGGAAGTGAAGATTTTGAAAGCTCTATCAGGTCACAACAATCTTGTCAAATTCTATGATGCATGTGAGGATGCCCTCAATGTCTACATTGTCATGGAGTATGTTTTTATGTCCTTTTTATATGCCATTTTAATTGCTTATAATTTGTCCTCCTCTAATACATAAGAGATTTCAGATTCTTCTCACATGTCTGAAAAACACTTTCTCGTGCCTCTACTTAATAACTATTTTATCTATCTTTGGATGTACTATCATTATGAATAAGCATTATTTACGGCATCTTTTGTAACGTGTGACAGGCAGTATTTTTCTCATCTTGTTTCCCTTTTAACAGATTATGTGAGGGTGGAGAATTGCTAGACAGAATATTAGCCAGGTACTTTTTGCAATCTCTTCGTCCACTACAAACTAGCAATATATCTTAGTAATACTTACCAAGGATGCAAACTTGAACTATTGAAGAGGTGGGAGATACACAGAAGAAGATGCTAAAGCGATCGTTGTACAGATTTTGAGTGTAGTGGCCTTTTGTCATCTTCAGGGAGTAGTGCATCGTGATTTGAAGCCAGAGGTACCCTTTGAAGTCTTAAAAAACTATTTTCTGTGTATTTTATGGATTCCTTCTCTGCCATCTTATCCCATTGCACTCTATTATTCTTTCTTCCAAGGGACATTTATTACGTCTATAGCCTCCAAATCCTGTAAAATAATAAACCACCTCTAATGACATAGTTATTTTCATTTGGACAGAACTTCCTTTTCACAACACGAGATGAAAATGCGCCCATGAAGTTGATTGATTTTGGTCTCTCTGATTTCATCAGACCAGGTATAGTAAACTGATTTTCATCTTTATACGCACTAAAATGTgctacaagcttattaaagggaccgTCACCTTGATCAAGCAAATCCCATTTTctgttctatttgttttctttttattggaTATCTCTCTTTCCTGCTTAATTGCTTATTGTAAAAAGAAAGTGCACATGAAGCAACTTAGCAAAGAAACACTGGGCGTGATTTGTTGTGCTACTTTGGCCGTTTTGCTTGAATGATTTGACATCCCTACCATGGTAAACATCAGTACATCTTTTAGTATATTACGAACTATGACCTGGTGTTTCTGATGAAGCCAAAAATTcccgtccattggaacttgacagtGAACTTTTCATATGGCATATCCAGAAAACTAATGTTCTTGAATAAGTGAAGCTACTCTATTCAGAGCTCACTGTGTGAGTAACCCTCGTAGTGCAACTTTACCATCAATTTTAAATCGCTTCCTTGTAAAATGCTTTGATTAAAACTGGCATTCATCACATTGCAGTCACATAGGATCTGCCTCCAGCTAATGTGTGCATAAATGCTGAATTTTACTTAGGTTAAGATGAACTCTCTTCAGGAACTGACACTCTATTTTGTAAAACCAACATTCTTATTTCCCCACTCGCCACATTGTACGTTGTAGTTACATTTGTGTGATTTCTATGTGGCAGCCAAACATCACAAGACAATATGGTAAAAGTGAAATAATTGCAGAAGTCTTTTGAAGGAACATCATAGATTTAGAGGATGGTCT
It contains:
- the LOC119336801 gene encoding CDPK-related kinase 3-like, which gives rise to MGQCYGKGASSRGAAGGDDFGVVAETHSPPPANGAPQTPPPRQPTPAAAAGTPRRRKSGSTTPVHQTPGVAWPSPYPAGGTSPLPAGVSPSPARSTPRRFFKRPFPPPSPAKHIKATLAKRLGGGKPKEGPIPEEGAVAAGAGAGAVADGAEAERPLDKTFGFGKNFGAKYELGKEVGRGHFGHTCSAVVKKGEYKGQTVAVKIISKAKMTTAISIEDVRREVKILKALSGHNNLVKFYDACEDALNVYIVMELCEGGELLDRILARGGRYTEEDAKAIVVQILSVVAFCHLQGVVHRDLKPENFLFTTRDENAPMKLIDFGLSDFIRPDERLNDIVGSAYYVAPEVLHRSYSMEADIWSIGVITYILLCGSRPFWARTESGIFRSVLRADPNLDDSPWPSVSAEAKDFVKRFLNKDYRKRMTAVQALTHPWLRDDQRQIPLDILVYRLIKQYLRATPLKRLALKALSKALKDDELLYLRLQFDLLEPRDGVVSLDNFRTALTRYLTDAMKESRILEFLHALEPLAYRSMDFEEFCAAAISPYQLEALDRWEEIAGTAFQHFEQEGNRVISVEELAQELNLAPTHYSIVQDWIRKTDGKLNFLGFTKFLHGVTIRGANTRRH